A genomic window from Thunnus maccoyii chromosome 2, fThuMac1.1, whole genome shotgun sequence includes:
- the cdkn2a/b gene encoding cyclin-dependent kinase 4 inhibitor B, with product MTMTLEDGLTTAAALGKTAAVACLLRKGAKVNGVNSFGRTALQVMMMGSTQVAQLLLEHGADPNVTDRHTGATPLHDAARTGFLDTARLLVDFLANPHARDNTNYQPIDLARQNGHADVVAYLESL from the exons ATGACAATGACTCTCGAGGATGGTCTGACGACAGCAGCAGCGCTGGGAAAAACGGCAGCTGTGGCGTGTCTTCTTCGGAAAGGAGCTAAAGTTAACGGTGTGAACAGCTTTGGACGAACTGCTCTCCAG gtgatgatgatgggcAGCACGCAGGTGGCTCAGCTGTTACTGGAGCACGGAGCGGATCCCAACGTGACGGACAGACACACCGGCGCCACACCGCTGCATGACGCGGCCAGGACGGGTTTTCTGGACACTGCGCGGCTTCTGGTGGACTTCCTGGCTAACCCGCATGCCAGGGACAACACAAACTATCAGCCTATTGACCTGGCCAGACAGAACGGTCATGCAGATGTGGTGGCTTACCTGGagtctttgtaa